The following proteins are encoded in a genomic region of Arachis ipaensis cultivar K30076 chromosome B02, Araip1.1, whole genome shotgun sequence:
- the LOC107627763 gene encoding protein FAR1-RELATED SEQUENCE 5-like isoform X1 translates to MDVDSEPLNSEENVEDCLMTGVEENVNCTCDCGGSSSKCVVVTADDIINQTFETSDAAYHLYVRYARCVGFGVRKGDIARGKDGTQRRRRFFCNKEGKRADKYISNLNRKREHKALTRTGCEAMLAVYFDTKTSAWRVKKLVEKHNHDLVPQCLVHLIPNHRGMNEAQKTQANTMHNNGLSSSKIMGLMVGQAGGYANVGFTKKDLDNHIERTRRAKLIGGDSNATISYLLGKADVDPMAMARYSATDESRLANLFWADGICRADYQCFGDVLAFDTTYRKNKYRRPLVIFSGCNHHRQTCIFGLFL, encoded by the exons ATGGATGTTGATTCGGAACCACTCAATTCAGAAGAGAACGTTGAAGATTGCTTGATGACCGGTGTGGAAGAGAATGTAAATTGCACTTGTGATTGCGGTGGCAGCAGTAGCAAGTGTGTTGTTGTGACGGCCGATGATATTATAAATCAGACATTTGAAACATCGGATGCAGCTTATCACTTGTATGTGCGTTATGCAAGGTGTGTCGGGTTCGGAGTTCGCAAGGGTGATATAGCGCGTGGAAAAGATGGAACACAACGCAGAAGGCGATTTTTTTGCAACAAGGAAGGAAAGAGAGCCGATAAATACATCTCTAATTTGAACAGGAAGAGGGAGCATAAAGCGCTGACTCGTACGGGTTGTGAAGCCATGCTTGCGGTGTACTTTGACACCAAAACTTCAGCTTGGAGAGTTAAAAAATTAGTTGAGAAGCACAACCACGATCTTGTCCCCCAATGCTTGGTACACCTAATTCCAAACCACCGTGGGATGAACGAGGCTCAAAAAACTCAGGCAAACACCATGCACAATAATGGTCTTTCAAGCTCTAAGATAATGGGACTAATGGTAGGCCAAGCCGGGGGTTATGCTAATGTCGGGTTCACAAAGAAGGATCTGGATAACCACATTGAAAGAACTCGTCGTGCAAAGCTCATTGGTGGGGATTCTAATGCAACAATTAGCTATCTACTTGGAAAAGCCGATGTTGACCCCATGGCCATGGCAAGGTACAGTGCTACTGATGAAAGTCGGCTGGCGAATCTATTTTGGGCAGATGGCATTTGTAGGGCGGATTATCAGTGCTTTGGAGATGTGCTTGCATTTGATACAACCTATCGGAAAAATAAGTACAGAAGACCGTTGGTTATCTTCTCGGGTTGTAACCATCACCGTCAAACATGCATATT TGGATTGTTTCTGTAG
- the LOC107627763 gene encoding probable protein phosphatase 2C 73 isoform X3 yields the protein MLMSGSQRRIWITTLKELVVQSSLVGILMQQLAIYLEKPMLTPWPWQGTVLLMKVGWRIYFGQMAFVGRIISALEMCLHLIQPIGKISTEDRWLSSRVVTITVKHAYLDCFCSGSTAVTIVKQESILFMSNIGDSRAIMGSKDSNDSMVAIQLMIDLKPDLPREAERIKRCKGKVFALQDEPEVPRVWLPFDDAPGLAMLQLSLKSLSIEHL from the exons ATGCTAATGTCGGGTTCACAAAGAAGGATCTGGATAACCACATTGAAAGAACTCGTCGTGCAAAGCTCATTGGTGGGGATTCTAATGCAACAATTAGCTATCTACTTGGAAAAGCCGATGTTGACCCCATGGCCATGGCAAGGTACAGTGCTACTGATGAAAGTCGGCTGGCGAATCTATTTTGGGCAGATGGCATTTGTAGGGCGGATTATCAGTGCTTTGGAGATGTGCTTGCATTTGATACAACCTATCGGAAAAATAAGTACAGAAGACCGTTGGTTATCTTCTCGGGTTGTAACCATCACCGTCAAACATGCATATTTGG ATTGTTTCTGTAGTGGAAGCACCGCTGTAACCATAGTGAAGCAG GAATCAATTCTGTTCATGAGCAACATAGGGGATTCCCGAGCAATCATGGGATCCAAGGACAGCAATGACTCCATGGTGGCAATTCAGTTGATGATTGATTTGAAACCTGATTTGCCAA GGGAAGCTGAAAGAATCAAAAGGTGCAAGGGCAAGGTATTTGCCTTGCAAGATGAACCAGAAGTTCCAAGGGTGTGGTTACCTTTTGATGATGCACCTGGATTAGCAATGTTACAATTATCGCTAAAGTCTCTCAGCATAGAGCATTTGTAG
- the LOC107627763 gene encoding probable protein phosphatase 2C 73 isoform X2 encodes MLMSGSQRRIWITTLKELVVQSSLVGILMQQLAIYLEKPMLTPWPWQGTVLLMKVGWRIYFGQMAFVGRIISALEMCLHLIQPIGKISTEDRWLSSRVVTITVKHAYLDCFCSGSTAVTIVKQESILFMSNIGDSRAIMGSKDSNDSMVAIQLMIDLKPDLPREAERIKRCKGKVFALQDEPEVPRVWLPFDDAPGLAMLQLSLKSLSIEHL; translated from the exons ATGCTAATGTCGGGTTCACAAAGAAGGATCTGGATAACCACATTGAAAGAACTCGTCGTGCAAAGCTCATTGGTGGGGATTCTAATGCAACAATTAGCTATCTACTTGGAAAAGCCGATGTTGACCCCATGGCCATGGCAAGGTACAGTGCTACTGATGAAAGTCGGCTGGCGAATCTATTTTGGGCAGATGGCATTTGTAGGGCGGATTATCAGTGCTTTGGAGATGTGCTTGCATTTGATACAACCTATCGGAAAAATAAGTACAGAAGACCGTTGGTTATCTTCTCGGGTTGTAACCATCACCGTCAAACATGCATATT TGGATTGTTTCTGTAGTGGAAGCACCGCTGTAACCATAGTGAAGCAG GAATCAATTCTGTTCATGAGCAACATAGGGGATTCCCGAGCAATCATGGGATCCAAGGACAGCAATGACTCCATGGTGGCAATTCAGTTGATGATTGATTTGAAACCTGATTTGCCAA GGGAAGCTGAAAGAATCAAAAGGTGCAAGGGCAAGGTATTTGCCTTGCAAGATGAACCAGAAGTTCCAAGGGTGTGGTTACCTTTTGATGATGCACCTGGATTAGCAATGTTACAATTATCGCTAAAGTCTCTCAGCATAGAGCATTTGTAG
- the LOC107628510 gene encoding pre-mRNA-processing-splicing factor 8A-like, which translates to MLLSDRFLGFYMTPDNGPWNYNFMGVRHASGMKYGVKLGTPKQYYHEDHRPTHFLEFSNMEEGETIAEGDREDTFS; encoded by the exons ATGCTCCTTAGTGACCGCTTTCTTGGTTTCTACATG ACTCCTGATAATGGTCCATGGAATTACAACTTCATGGGGGTCAGACATGCATCCGGGATGAAGTATGGAGTGAAGCTTGGGACACCTAAGCAGTATTATCACGAGGACCACAGACCAACCCATTTCTTAGAGTTCAGTAATATGGAGGAAGGGGAGACAATTGCCGAGGGAGATCGAGAGGACACATTCTCTTAG